A genomic stretch from Podospora pseudoanserina strain CBS 124.78 chromosome 3, whole genome shotgun sequence includes:
- a CDS encoding hypothetical protein (EggNog:ENOG503NWIG; COG:I; MEROPS:MER0033274), whose protein sequence is MIDHVLGRPSVKSRRLQVLAVLAFWTAYLLKGNKNGPPIVRFFSKCLSRRLTFWQTLTITMLYLYSARNFSTLVGLASPDPLANMYDATYFRATWILTALDAGFWTAMPIKTKWLRDAASIVFSLFYMVAAEKADEKVRKVRGNITVDHLRVSWNKGVESPYLRTLQGLVRPRMTKWPPRQVRIPRPSTSDYKEPVEGWLYFDGPLSELKEQGHNQLVLDIPGGGFVAMDPRCNDDKLFAWAAKTGLPILSLDYKKAPEYPFPYALNECYDVYCTLIRSKGRCVGMSGQQVPRVVITGDSAGGTLATAMTIMITESGSSPIRRFQGQTDLPIPEALVLFYPALDMNIGSWMSDEQMALIKDRRMRGTNKRVLQRKTMQYNDLVGTPHQSDDEDDGTPDNNNNNNDNDNDNNNNISSGTLPDSDSTAVNFDPANLNPDEHAILRYREPCLSPAPQYAHAGSTTFHLPPVTSPLPLSPKSLPTTPPHSSTSLDQTASSGKKKQPSTSHHPSPLKTRLAMSSMISYFNDRVLTPEMMRAMIILYVGPHNRPDFSQDYLLCPILCPDVLLSRFPKTYFLTGERDPLVDDTVIFAGRLRRVKAAQMASNGTRYEYRDTDALTEGFDENAFAEVALIPGISHGFLQFPSVYPPAWGLFDKTGSWIEEGFREGERRRRRREERGRGSSRNEGGEYRVHTQEMNNRTPHHQRGRRDSGATAVTDGTEGDGGLEMRMSRSRPGPAVSAAPGKTRERASTTSVLTNGKVNGTEELPKVMVSGDGADSGSGSGSGSGGQKKKKRRVRTARADGDNGGLVKRLASSDDLLGRRMQGLAGGLTGLAPPE, encoded by the exons ATGATTGACCACGTCTTGGGGCGACCATCCGTCAAGTCCCGCCGTCTACAGGTTCTGGCTGTCCTGGCATTTTGGACAGCTTACCTCCTAAA AGGCAACAAAAACGGTCCCCCAATCGTACGCTTCTTCTCAAAATGCCTCTCCAGACGCCTCACCTTCTGGCAAACCCTCACAATCACCATGCTCTACCTCTATTCAGCCCGCAACTTTTCCACCCTCGTCGgcctcgcctcccccgacCCCCTAGCCAACATGTACGACGCGACCTACTTCCGTGCCACCTGGATCCTCACCGCCCTAGACGCAGGTTTCTGGACCGCCATGCCCATCAAGACAAAATGGCTCCGTGACGCCGCTAGTATCGTCTTCTCGCTGTTTTACATGGTGGCGGCAGAAAAGGCTGATGAAAAGGTGCGAAAGGTCAGGGGGAATATCACTGTCGATCATCTGAGGGTTAGCTGGAATAAGGGGGTCGAGTCCCCTTATTTGAGGACGCTGCAGGGGTTGGTCAGGCCGAGGATGACAAAGTGGCCGCCTAGGCAGGTGAGGATACCTAGGCCGAGTACCAGTGATTATAAGgagccggtggaggggtggctGTATTTTGACGGGCCGCTCAGCGAGCTGAAGGAGCAGGGACATAACCAGCTTGTGCTTGATATTcctgggggtgggtttgtggCTATGGACCCGAGGTGCAATGACGATAAGCTGTTTGCTTGGGCGGCGAAGACGGGGCTGCCAATTTTGAGTTTGGATTACAAAAAGGCTCCCGAGTACCCGTTTCCGTACGCGCTGAATGAGTGTTATGATGTTTACTGCACGTTGATTAGGTCAAAGGGGAGGTGCGTGGGAATGAGCGGGCAGCAGGTTCCCAGGGTGGTCATTACTGGTGACAGCGCCGGCGGTACATTGGCGACGGCAATGACGATTATGATCACCGAAAGCGGCAGCAGTCCCATCCGGCGTTTTCAAGGGCAAaccgacctccccatccccgaagctttggtgttgttctACCCAGCATTGGACATGAACATCGGCAGCTGGATGAGCGACGAGCAAATGGCCCTCATCAAAGACCGGCGCATGCGCGGCACCAACAAACGCGTCCTCCAACGCAAGACAATGCAGTACAACGACCTCGTCGGCACCCCCCACCAatccgacgacgaagacgacggcacacccgacaacaacaataacaacaacgacaacgacaacgacaacaacaacaacatcagctCGGGTACCCTTCCGGACTCGGATTCCACCGCCGTCAACTTTGaccccgccaacctcaacccagACGAACATGCTATCCTCCGCTACCGGGAACCGTGTCTCTCTCCCGCACCACAATACGCCCACGCGGGATCGACaaccttccacctccccccggTTACCTCTCCCCTGCCTCTGTCTCCGaaatccctccccaccacaccccctcactcctccacctccctcgaccaaaccgcctcctccggcaaaaagaaacagccatccacctcccaccacccctcccccctcaaaacccgCCTCGCAATGTCAAGCATGATCTCCTACTTCAACGACAGAGTCCTAACACCAGAAATGATGCGCGCAATGATCATCCTCTACGTCGGCCCTCACAACCGTCCCGACTTCAGCCAAGACTACCTTTTGTGTCCTATTTTGTGTCCAGACGTCCTGCTGTCCCGTTTTCCCAAGACTTACTTCTTGACCGGGGAAAGAGACCCGTTGGTGGACGACACGGTCATCTTCGCcggccgcctccgccgcgtCAAGGCGGCACAAATGGCCAGCAACGGCACCCGTTACGAATACCGCGACACTGACGCGTTGACAGAAGGGTTCGACGAGAATGCGTTTGCGGAAGTGGCGCTCATACCGGGGATTAGCCATGGGTTTTTGCAGTTTCCTTCTGTTTACCCGCCTGcatgggggttgtttgaCAAGACGGGGAGTTGGATAGAGGAGGGTTTtagagagggggagagacggaggaggaggagggaggagagggggaggggaagcagcaggaatgaggggggtgagtaTAGGGTTCATACTCAGGAGATGAATAACCGGACGCCACACCAccagagggggaggagggatagCGGGGCGACGGCTGTGACGGATGGGAccgagggtgatggggggctggagatgaggatgagtaGGTCGCGGCCGGGCCCTGCTGTTTCTGCTGCTCCTGGaaagacgagggagagggcgtcGACTACGTCGGTTTTGACGAATGGGAAGGTTAATGGGACAGAGGAACTGCCAAAGGTCATGGTTTCGGGTGATGGGGCGGATAGCGGGTCCGGGAGTGGCTCTGGTTCAGGGgggcaaaagaagaagaagagaagagtcAGGACGGCGAGGGCCGATGGTGACAATGGGGGTTTGGTCAAGAGGTTGGCGAGTTCGGATGAtttgctggggaggaggatgcaaGGGTTGGCTGGGGGGTTGACGGGCTTGGCCCCTCCGGAGTAG
- a CDS encoding hypothetical protein (EggNog:ENOG503P0GI; COG:S), with product MARMSAASFLFVVIYNFFYYALYLVCIAFLVVTPADLIQQAFAKKQNWNILVVTVCYVVTVLVIFFIYVTRIYISRSVLSSIPKSWIPIDKGDVPRSVREMIVEGLSRSAAIAYEARPRVPHPMIQPVTTHTGTVEEKQKSSWRGKWRSKSSGSGGAVSVIEGGDAIGLEMGMLPDQQQQRAVWGDIEHPGWSSPVSTGLPPNLQYSTVVSELPNLIEAKALTLAPPDPDSRTLPPTLDPEAVAMLQRPEGGVGLREYLGLLTEMGVLTASPTIIDFLSQYERARFSARPLTSDEFRELMHLFAEVLRSMQPFDPALAYDDYDDDSFDDGIPQGEQEGEQTQSESDIDNDAPRGTSPSSAGQSLHSGLGLGIGIGQNAGGDNDSLGGKSSSASTTWSQGRRSRHLRPGMGVRNSSANTWLYQTAPTTPKSTRHAGVSDSSGDSDANSFAQTRHPYQVDGTSGSGSGRSVRSVGTNGSGGSVIRLAADGDGTDMPYVFTGVN from the coding sequence ATGGCCCGAATGTCCGCCGCCTCCTTTCTTTTCGTCGTCATTTACAACTTTTTTTACTACGCCCTATACCTCGTCTGCATTGCCTTTCTCGTCGTCACCCCCGCCGATCTAATCCAGCAAGCCTTCgcaaagaaacaaaactGGAACATCTTGGTCGTCACTGTCTGCTACGTCGTTACTGTGTTGGTCATCTTCTTTATCTACGTTACCAGAATCTACATCAGCCGCAGTGTTCTCTCATCAATACCCAAGAGCTGGATACCCATCGACAAGGGCGATGTACCGCGCAGTGTCAGGGAAATGATTGTGGAGGGGCTGAGCAGGAGCGCTGCCATTGCTTACGAGGCCAGGCCGAGAGTCCCGCACCCAATGATACAACCAGTAACGACACATACGGGAACCGTCGAAGAGAAACAGAAATCCAGCTGGAGGGGAAAATGGAGGAGTAAAAGCAGTGGAAGCGGAGGGGCCGTGTCTGTCattgagggaggagacgcGATTGGTCTCGAAATGGGCATGCTCCctgatcaacaacagcagcgtGCCGTATGGGGAGACATTGAACACCCTGGTTGGTCATCACCGGTATCAACGGGTTTGCCCCCGAACCTTCAGTACTCGACCGTTGTATCCGAACTTCCGAATCTTATCGAAGCCAAGGCGCTCACCCTTGCGCCACCGGATCCAGACTCACGTACCCTGCCTCCAACACTTGACCCAGAAGCTGTCGCCATGTTGCAAAGGCCAGAAGGAGGAGTAGGACTCAGGGAATACTTGGGTCTGTTGACTGAGATGGGAGTTCTGACGGCATCACCGACGATAATCGATTTCCTGTCGCAGTATGAACGAGCCCGATTCTCAGCCAGACCGCTAACCAGTGACGAGTTCCGAGAGTTGATGCATTTGTTTGCTGAAGTTTTGAGAAGCATGCAACCTTTTGATCCAGCCCTCGCTTATGACGATTACGACGATGACTCGTTTGATGATGGAATTCCACAgggagaacaagaaggcgAACAGACACAGTCAGAGAGTGATATTGATAACGATGCGCCGAGAGGAACCAGTCCTTCTAGTGCAGGGCAGAGTTTGCATTCGGGCTTGGGTCTGGGGATAGGGATTGGTCAGAATGCCGGTGGTGATAACGACAGTCTGGGCGGGAAAAGCTCCAGTGCCTCAACGACATGGAGTCAGGGTCGTCGTTCAAGACATCTGAGACCTGGGATGGGAGTGCGAAACTCATCTGCCAACACCTGGCTGTACCAGACTgcgccaacaacgccaaaAAGCACCAGACATGCTGGAGTGTCCGATTCCAGTGGCGACAGTGACGCAAACTCGTTTGCGCAAACCAGACATCCATACCAAGTTGACGGCACCAGCGGCAGTggcagtggaagaagtgTACGATCAGTAGGAACAAACGGAAGCGGAGGATCAGTCATCAGGCTGGCTGCCGACGGGGATGGAACAGACATGCCATATGTGTTTACCGGTGTGAACTGA
- a CDS encoding hypothetical protein (EggNog:ENOG503P5NK) has product MDGRFEQNVTSGILSLTAGDDDFTRHRPDPINVQAAQAHASRSGSQRPVAVHNPPEAAERADRGNNNEMSQTSAAEGFGRVGGPGERPGSIAASSVYSDDLARGEGQPWGPTGDDADPFTASYTNEEGERFPSEIQPLRVGLAGQPASGLKRFSALQNYSYPATSARHQSILRDYSAWAAERGPGHDDEGWSNWDYEEARANDLRIYGEEDSGEGPSGEQSDSYESIYACSSPDPGEVSPSGEPQALPQPTRAHQHHQESADSSRLLPPRADLQGRDDSPLDQYMPVEAQAGPSAPRRTGTKNLFGDGGWLADTSSSAQQTPAQKKLEKITGPRRSPTKPKSRFLGGFMKKARGIVESPSRTFGPPLRRSPASMPQPPRSGEEPPTPPPQIPRQSQLVISLNPREQSLIYCELDFAIADALNDYIMSQFNLGRVDHATIKKTADEWAKKGLPKVKGFRYDVDTQLSILRAHIEQFKFYGQAATTVPSMLGIIDTMRTTAREMRLRTYCVPDVVISKWL; this is encoded by the exons ATGGACGGCCGTTTCGAACAGAACGTCACCAGCGGCATCCTTTCCCTTACCGCTGGTGACGATGACTTCACCCGTCACCGTCCCGACCCCATCAACGTCCAAGCCGCCCAGGCCCACGCTTCTCGTTCGGGTTCTCAACGCCCAGTCGCGGTTCACAACCCGCCTGAGGCTGCGGAGAGAGCTGATAGAG gcaacaacaacgagaTGTCCCAGACATCCGCAGCGGAGGGCTTCGGCCGAGTCGGTGGCCCTGGGGAGCGCCCGGGCAGCATAGCTGCCTCGTCTGTTTACTCAGACGACCTCGCTCGCGGGGAGGGTCAACCTTGGGGACCCACTGGTGATGACGCAGATCCCTTCACTGCGTCATACACCaacgaggagggggagcgaTTCCCCTCCGAAATTCAACCGCTCCGGGTTGGTCTCGCTGGCCAACCCGCTTCCGGCCTGAAGCGCTTTTCAGCGCTTCAAAACTACTCGTACCCGGCGACGTCCGCTCGCCATCAGAGCATCCTTCGGGATTACTCCGCCTGGGCGGCCGAGCGCGGCCCtgggcatgatgatg AAGGGTGGTCCAACTGGGACTACGAGGAGGCGAGAGCCAATGATCTTCGGATCTatggcgaggaagactcTGGCGAGGGTCCTTCCGGCGAGCAGTCAGACTCTTATGAGTCTATTTACGCTTGCTCCTCGCCCGACCCCGGGGAAGTCTCTCCCTCGGGAGAACCCCAAGCTCTCCCCCAGCCGACGAGAgctcaccagcaccaccaagagTCAGCTGACTcttctcgtcttcttcctccccgcgCCGATCTCCAAGGCCGGGACGACTCACCGCTCGACCAATACATGCCGGTCGAGGCCCAAGCCGGCCCCTCTGCGCCTCGGCGCACGGGCACCAAGAACCTCTTCGGAGATGGCGGTTGGCTGGCTGAtaccagctcctccgcgcAGCAGACCCCAGCTCaaaagaagctggagaagatcaCCGGTCCCAGGAGGAGCCCGACCAAGCCCAAGTCCCGCTTCCTTGGCGGCTTCATGAAGAAAGCTCGCGGGATCGTCGAATCACCCTCTCGCACCTTCGGCCCCCCGCTTCGCCGCTCGCCAGCTTCGATGCCACAGCCGCCTCGCAGTGGTGAAgaacctcccaccccaccaccccagatCCCTCGCCAATCTCAGCTCgtcatctccctcaaccctcGCGAGCAATCCCTTATTTACTGTGAGCTCGACTTCGCCATCGCCGACGCTCTCAACGACTACATCATGTCGCAGTTCAACCTCGGCCGAGTTGATCATGCCACTATCAAGAAGACCGCCGACGAGTGGGCCAAGAAGGGTTTACCCAAAGTCAAGGGCTTCCGCTACGACGTCGACACCCAATTGTCCATCCTCCGCGCCCATATCGAGCAGTTCAAGTTCTACGGTCAGGCCGCCACGACCGTCCCGTCCATGCTCGGCATCATCGACACCATGAGGACCACGGCCCGCGAGATGCGTCTCCGCACTTACTGCGTTCCTGATGTGGTGATTAGCAAGTGGCTCTAG
- a CDS encoding hypothetical protein (EggNog:ENOG503P9TV) encodes MPRSYRSDSSPEREREDYYRPSRHRSVTPGPNTRGPSRPRDYSPSSRGGGRADEYYASGALQERHPHFEYEDHTPFYRPDPRDRDTLQIPRDGYRRSSRPRTTRTSTDDSLTTGTTYTGDTTTIIPRSSRGRSRSSSSSSSRSSSPDIHHRKRGPIRQAKKSLQETFTPSTSGLGVGVLGAIVGGLAAREAVEHLPPKSRSKSRSGSHSKSKHDKVAVLGTVLGAAIGGLGANAIERHIERKKGIEESWGRREGELARLEERVKEAEGGRDREYERGRRY; translated from the coding sequence atgccaCGATCTTACCGCTCCGACAGCTCCCCCGagcgagaaagagaagacTACTACCGCCCCTCCCGTCACCGCTCCGTCACCCCCGGCCCCAACACCCGCGGTCCTTCCCGTCCAAGAGATTactctccctcttcccgcGGAGGGGGCCGCGCAGACGAGTACTACGCCTCGGGCGCTTTGCAGGAGCGACACCCCCACTTTGAATACGAAGACCACACCCCCTTTTACCGCCCCGACCCACGCGATCGTGATACGTTGCAGATCCCGCGTGACGGCTATCGCCGGTCTTCTAGGCCGAGAACAACCCGCACCAGTACCGATGATAGTCTGACAACGGGAACGACGTATACAGGtgacacaaccaccatcatccctcGCTCTAGCCGTGGCCGTTCCAGATCGTCTAGCAGTTCCTCTTCGCGATCTTCATCACCagacatccaccaccgcaaacGGGGTCCGATTCGGCAGGCGAAGAAATCGCTTCAGGAAACTTTTACTCCGTCTACTTCTggcttgggggtgggggttctAGGTGCTATTGTTGGTGGTCTGGCGGCACGAGAGGCGGTGGAGCATTTACCTCCGAAGTCGAGATCAAAGAGTAGATCGGGGAGTCACAGCAAGAGTAAGCATGACAAGGTTGCGGTTCTGGGCACGGTGCTAGGGGCGgcgattggggggttgggggcgaATGCGATTGAGAGGCATATTGAGAGGAAAAAGGGGATTGAGGAGAGTTGGGgacggagggagggggagttggctAGGTTGGAGGAACgggtgaaggaggcggagggggggagggatagggagtatgaaagggggaggaggtactga